From a single Peromyscus maniculatus bairdii isolate BWxNUB_F1_BW_parent chromosome 4, HU_Pman_BW_mat_3.1, whole genome shotgun sequence genomic region:
- the C4H20orf96 gene encoding uncharacterized protein C20orf96 homolog isoform X2 produces the protein MKTPPVKSQSSIDVVSLSKNARGPRRREGMHHGKMQAKVRLMRSMLRNQRTSLQELYNHEGFLSKLNQELIQAIQDMEENMAVNVRTMLQQQGILGNVIDILEYSNKKRVEQLRSELQEWKEKEESKTNSLKQEVDQLNAEILKIHEEVNFLSTYMDHEYPVRSVQIANYIRQVQQAKDSQQDELDSLREMREMILGCFSNMIEKKKKKILKSLMVKTQKPYEEVLVLKTLDSQRLQRCMIWFRQLIEQLKEEIPVLISEVEQMYAGVWDPREVVFKDVLLHRPKCTPDMPVELNIPVQEPLPF, from the exons ATGAAGACTCCGCCAG TGAAGTCCCAGTCCTCTATAGACGTGGTGAGCTTATCAAAGAATGCACGAGGACCTCgaagaagggaaggaatgcaCCATGGGAAGATGCAGGCCAAGGTCCGGCTGATGCGG TCGATGCTTCGAAACCAGCGGACCTCACTCCAGGAGCTCTACAACCACGAGGGCTTCCTCAGCAAGCTCAACCAGGAGCTGATCCAGGCCATCCAGGACATGGAGGAGAACATGGCCGTGAACGTGCGCACAATGCTGCAGCAGCAGGGCATTCTCGGG AATGTCATCGACATCTTGGAGTACTCAAACAAGAAGCGGGTGGAGCAGCTGAGGTCTGAGCTCCAGGagtggaaggagaaggaagaaagcaaaacaaaca GCTTGAAGCAGGAGGTGGATCAGCTAAATGCTGAAATCCTGAAGATCCACGAGGAGGTGAATTTTCTGAGCACCTACATGGATCACGAGTATCCCGTCAGGTCGGTCCAGATCGCCAATTATATACGCCAGGTGCAGCAGGCAAAGGACAGCCAGCAG GATGAGCTGGACAGCCTTAGAGAGATGCGTGAAATGATCCTGGGGTGTTTTTCCAACATgattgagaagaagaagaagaaaatcctgAAGTCTCTGATGGTG AAAACCCAGAAACCCTATGAGGAGGTACTTGTGTTGAAGACCCTGGACAGCCAGCGCCTGCAGAGGTGCATGATCTGGTTCAGACAG ctcaTCGAGCAGCTGAAGGAAGAAATACCTGTATTAATTTCGGAGGTGGAGCAAATGTATGCAGGAGTCTGGGACCCCCGAGAGGTCGTTTTTAAGGATGTTCTGCTTCATAGACCCAA gtGTACCCCAGACATGCCCGTGGAGCTCAACATTCCTGTGCAGGAGCCGCTCCCCTTCTAG
- the C4H20orf96 gene encoding uncharacterized protein C20orf96 homolog isoform X1, which produces MALKRTHSRTHFPGHKLQVLWSEKNLKSNTLPPLQQAKGHSKSKMKTPPVKSQSSIDVVSLSKNARGPRRREGMHHGKMQAKVRLMRSMLRNQRTSLQELYNHEGFLSKLNQELIQAIQDMEENMAVNVRTMLQQQGILGNVIDILEYSNKKRVEQLRSELQEWKEKEESKTNSLKQEVDQLNAEILKIHEEVNFLSTYMDHEYPVRSVQIANYIRQVQQAKDSQQDELDSLREMREMILGCFSNMIEKKKKKILKSLMVKTQKPYEEVLVLKTLDSQRLQRCMIWFRQLIEQLKEEIPVLISEVEQMYAGVWDPREVVFKDVLLHRPKCTPDMPVELNIPVQEPLPF; this is translated from the exons ATGGCACTAAA ACGCACCCACTCTAGGACTCACTTCCCAGGGCACAAGTTGCAAGTACTG TGGTCAGAGAAGAACCTGAAGTCGAATACTCTGCCTCCCCTCCAACAAGCCAAAGGCCACAGCAAAAGCAAGATGAAGACTCCGCCAG TGAAGTCCCAGTCCTCTATAGACGTGGTGAGCTTATCAAAGAATGCACGAGGACCTCgaagaagggaaggaatgcaCCATGGGAAGATGCAGGCCAAGGTCCGGCTGATGCGG TCGATGCTTCGAAACCAGCGGACCTCACTCCAGGAGCTCTACAACCACGAGGGCTTCCTCAGCAAGCTCAACCAGGAGCTGATCCAGGCCATCCAGGACATGGAGGAGAACATGGCCGTGAACGTGCGCACAATGCTGCAGCAGCAGGGCATTCTCGGG AATGTCATCGACATCTTGGAGTACTCAAACAAGAAGCGGGTGGAGCAGCTGAGGTCTGAGCTCCAGGagtggaaggagaaggaagaaagcaaaacaaaca GCTTGAAGCAGGAGGTGGATCAGCTAAATGCTGAAATCCTGAAGATCCACGAGGAGGTGAATTTTCTGAGCACCTACATGGATCACGAGTATCCCGTCAGGTCGGTCCAGATCGCCAATTATATACGCCAGGTGCAGCAGGCAAAGGACAGCCAGCAG GATGAGCTGGACAGCCTTAGAGAGATGCGTGAAATGATCCTGGGGTGTTTTTCCAACATgattgagaagaagaagaagaaaatcctgAAGTCTCTGATGGTG AAAACCCAGAAACCCTATGAGGAGGTACTTGTGTTGAAGACCCTGGACAGCCAGCGCCTGCAGAGGTGCATGATCTGGTTCAGACAG ctcaTCGAGCAGCTGAAGGAAGAAATACCTGTATTAATTTCGGAGGTGGAGCAAATGTATGCAGGAGTCTGGGACCCCCGAGAGGTCGTTTTTAAGGATGTTCTGCTTCATAGACCCAA gtGTACCCCAGACATGCCCGTGGAGCTCAACATTCCTGTGCAGGAGCCGCTCCCCTTCTAG